One Perca flavescens isolate YP-PL-M2 chromosome 16, PFLA_1.0, whole genome shotgun sequence genomic window, ctAATGTTTAACCTAGTAATATTTAAcgcattttttaaatatctcaATGGACAAaaattttagctttttaatactttttggCAAATTCCATATATGAAATGGACCAATAGAAAAAACAAACttattattttgattttatttaaggTAAAATGGTTCTTGTAAAATCCTTTCATCcagtgttttcatttatttttgatgtCAAAACTGCATTTCGTCACTTCTTTAAACTTGCTTATTATAtgtcattgttgttttgaatttGACTGTTGGAAAAACAAATCCTAACCGTCCCCTTATGATGACGAAGTTGCTGCTGTCAGGCGATTACGCTTGACGTTTCGTAACTGCGAGTTTGCTCCATGGTTTGGTTTGCTCTCGAATCATGGCTGAAGCGGAGAAACCTTCAAATGTTCCCTTTACCAACCCCCTGGTTGCTGTTGCCCCTTCAAAGGCTACCTTTACTAAATTTAGTGAGAATACATCTAAATGCaatataaatgtatgtaaaatggTAGTTAGAGGGTGTTAAACAAACAGCCTCATGAAACGCTTGCAAAAAATCCTAACAATACCAATCCCTACATACTACATATAATATTGTGTCCTGTAATTTTAAAAACTGTTGTGCGGTCTGACCCCTAGTCTAGACCGCAGACATCATAGAACTTGCATGTAGACCGCATTCATGCCACACTGAAGCGGCTGTCTGGTCTGAGTAGTACACAATACATAATCcagaaataaaaatcaaaaGAACAAGGTCAGATAATAGGAATGGTAACTACAGCCTGATCAAATGACCTctatatttccattttattcttATTACCCATTATTCCCATAAATTCCGGTAATTCCCATGGAATTTTCCACCATGACTATTCCCAGAATTTTGTAACCCTAAGGCATACACTAAGATATCAGTTTGTTTTCTATACCTAAATAATCTAATCCAACCACCCTTCAATAGTTTTGTCAACCTCTATTTATATACATGGAGAGGATGGTGGCATCTGTTGTACCTACTTGTCTAGTGTTTACTCTCCTAGTACGTAACTCTGACTGGCCATACTTGTTGTGTTTGTCAGAAAACTCTGTGGACTTCAGTTTGACTGTCGCAGACCATGCTGGCACCTCGAGTTCTGCACATCCCCCTGACCCCAAGGGCTCCTCAGTGCATACAGAGTGTGATGACCCTTTACTACATGAACATGATTATTGCAAGACGGCCGGCACAAAAGATGTGGAGGATGAGACCGTTCAGTGTGATGAGATTGGGTACGTCATTCTTCAAAAAGACCAGGATACTTTGGTCAACACTGGTATAAGTCTGAAAGTATTTAACATCCTTGTGTCAACGCTGAAAGGGCATGCTAGCACGTCTTTCCCAATGTCTGTGCGAGATCAAGTTCTCATGACACTTATGAAATTGAAGACCAACCGTGTGATAGGTGATCTGAGCAAACAGTTTTGTATATCGCAGAGCGTGGCTAGCAGTATAATCTCATATTGGATTGACAAACTGGAGGAAGTTTTGCACCCTCTAGTTCCATGGCTTCCAAAAGAGACTATTCGAGCAACCATGCCTGAAACATTTCAGAAGACATTTCCTAATACAACATGTATCATACGCTGCAGTGAGTGCCTTTTACAAAAAACCCAAACCCTCAGTTCAAGGGGGGAATCGTACAGcctttattatgacagagtgaAATATCTGGTTGCTGTTGCCCCTTGTGGCCTAATCATGTTCATCTCTGCAGCTTATGGATGCAGATGCAGTGACAGATGTATAACCTTGGACTCAGGAATATTAGACCACTTAATGCCTGGAGATGAGGTCATGGTAGATGAAGGCTCTGGCATTAAAGATTTACCATCAGGGAAAGAGATAAAATTAATAATGCCCAGTTTCACAGCACCAGAGTGCCCTACACACACTACTGCAGATCTAAGATTTAATGTTGAAAGAGCTCTCAGACGTTTAAAACTTTACAAAATACTATCGCGGATTGTTTCGGATACCATGgctcttaaaataaacaagattCTAAGAATATGTTCTGCTCTTGTCAATTTAAGGGAGGATGTCATCCGTGAGCCACACTAATTTAGCATGTAATTCATGAGTGGACTGTATTTACATGGCCAAGAACATTATACAGGACCACCAAAAGAAATGGTGCAGTGATAACTTTAAAATCTATAatggttgaaaaaaatgatggGAACAAAACTTTCAGGGGGTTGTGGATTTTATGTAAATGAGGTATGATGAAAGCAGTGcaaatatatgtaaatatatatatttttttatttcttgtttttatCTCTTGGAAATTCTTTTTTCATTTggatattttaaaaaatgtgtccATTTGTAAATTGGTGGCAAGCATATACAGTTGTCCTTAACTTCAATGTTTCATCCCACCAGTGCATTTTCttatgttattgtatatttcttcttttattatATGCACAATTGAAGAATTAAAGAGCTGTATGTCTTTGCATGTTTGTTCTGTTGTACAGAATTTCAATGCACTTTGGGCCATCACTTTATAAAAAAAGCCACCTTTcatatttacattacattattacactatattacatttgtttaacttgttttgtttgtgacaTTGCCTTGATAGGTAGAGAATATGTAAATGCTGTTGTAACATTTAATGTCATCAGCTTTTTAAAGTATAA contains:
- the LOC114571160 gene encoding uncharacterized protein LOC114571160, with amino-acid sequence MPMFCVVNGCTNRSDQQTQMGYHRVPKVVVNKGEECKKLTEIRRKKWLENLPPSAGTLHSRVCSDHFVGGCPSALYDVEAVDWVPTLNLHTQKENSVDFSLTVADHAGTSSSAHPPDPKGSSVHTECDDPLLHEHDYCKTAGTKDVEDETVQCDEIGYVILQKDQDTLVNTGISLKVFNILVSTLKGHASTSFPMSVRDQVLMTLMKLKTNRVIGDLSKQFCISQSVASSIISYWIDKLEEVLHPLVPWLPKETIRATMPETFQKTFPNTTCIIRCSECLLQKTQTLSSRGESYSLYYDRVKYLVAVAPCGLIMFISAAYGCRCSDRCITLDSGILDHLMPGDEVMVDEGSGIKDLPSGKEIKLIMPSFTAPECPTHTTADLRFNVERALRRLKLYKILSRIVSDTMALKINKILRICSALVNLREDVIREPH